A stretch of Ipomoea triloba cultivar NCNSP0323 chromosome 11, ASM357664v1 DNA encodes these proteins:
- the LOC115997029 gene encoding quinolinate synthase, chloroplastic, whose protein sequence is MDAAALAMKKASCSSSSFLSKSIPTFTPTSSPFSVKWTQTRNPSKMDLKYSPSSPKFVLRSPRNPGVCCAALTSETETCPTHLAPAKLRLLASEFQSLSEPIDRVKRLLHYSSLLPPMEGSLKTMENRVPGCTAQVWLHVRLDGENKVRFFADSDSEITKGFCACLVWILDGAAPEEVLAMKTEDLGALNVMGLNGKGVSSSRVNTWHNVLMSMQKRTKALVAEMEGRMRSEPFPSLVITAEVISAKGSYAEAQARFLFPDDSKVQEIANLLQEKKIGIVAHFYMDPEVQGVLTAAQKLWPHIHISDSLVMADSAVKMAKAGCQYITVLGVDFMSENVRAILDQAGFPEVGVYRMSDERIGCSLADAAASPAYMDYLAMASLSSPSLHVVYINTALETKAYSHEIVPTITCTSSNVVQTILQAFAEVPNLNVWYGPDSYMGANIVELFQQMTMMTDQEIAEIHPQHNRNSLKSLLPRLHYFQDGTCIVHHLFGHEVVEKINEMYCDAFLTAHFEVPGEMFSLAMEAKRRGMGVVGSTQNILDFISQRVQEAMDRNIDEHLQFVLGTESGMITSIVAAVRKLLGSVNSTDRAAKVSVEIVFPVSSESVTKTPKVSSQDLPLGDMGDFLKVPIIPGVASGEGCSLHGGCASCPYMKMNSLSSLLKVSHGLPSGKDNLSAYEARRFSVLTPNGRLIADVGCEPILHMRHFQAKKQLPETLISQILQRAEVKI, encoded by the exons ATGGACGCCGCAGCGCTAGCCATGAAAAAAGCTTCTTGCTCTTCCTCATCTTTCCTTTCTAAATCCATTCCCACTTTCACTCCCACCTCCTCGCCTTTCTCCGTGAAATGGACCCAAACCAGAAATCCGTCAAAAATGGATCTCAAATACTCGCCATCATCGCCCAAATTCGTTCTCCGGAGCCCCCGAAATCCGGGGGTTTGTTGCGCTGCCTTGACATCCGAGACGGAGACCTGCCCGACCCACCTCGCTCCGGCGAAGCTCCGGCTCCTTGCGTCGGAATTCCAGTCTCTCTCGGAGCCGATCGACCGCGTAAAGCGCCTCTTGCACTACTCCTCTTTGCTGCCTCCCATGGAGGGCTCTCTGAAAACCATGGAGAATCGGGTGCCCGGGTGTACCGCCCAGGTGTGGCTGCATGTGAGGTTAGATGGGGAGAATAAAGTTAGGTTTTTTGCGGATAGCGATTCGGAGATTACCAAAGGGTTTTGTGCGTGTTTGGTTTGGATCCTCGATGGGGCAGCTCCCGAGGAGGTTCTGGCCATGAAAACAGAGGATTTGGGTGCTCTGAATGTGATGGGCTTAAATGGAAAAGGGGTGTCTTCTTCTCGAGTGAATACTTGGCATAATGTGTTGATGAGTATGCAGAAGAGGACTAAGGCTTTGGTGGCTGAAATGGAGGGCAGGATGAGAAGTGAGCCATTCCCTTCTCTGGTAATCACTGCTGAAGTTATAAGTGCCAAAGGGAGCTATGCTGAAGCTCAG GCCAGATTTCTGTTTCCTGATGATTCAAAAGTCCAAGAGATTGCCAATTTGCTACAGGAAAAGAAAATTGGCATTGTTGCACATTTTTACATGGATCCTGAGGTCCAAGGTGTTTTAACAGCAGCACAGAAGCTGTGGCCTCATATACATATATCCGATTCCTTGGTTATGGCAGATTCAGCTGTTAAGATGGCAAAAGCTGGATGTCAGTATATCACTGTTCTTGGAGTAGATTTTATGTCAGAAAATGTCCGTGCAATCCTTGATCAGGCTGGATTCCCTGAG GTTGGTGTCTATAGGATGTCTGATGAACGCATTGGTTGTTCTTTGGCAGATGCTGCAGCCAGTCCTGCATATATGGATTACCTTGCAATGGcttctctttcttctccttctttacATGTTGTTTACATTAACACCGCTTTGGAGACAAAAGCATATTCTCATGAGATTGTGCCAACTATAACCTGCACTTCTTCTAATGTTGTGCAAACTATTCTGCag GCATTTGCTGAAGTACCCAACTTAAATGTGTGGTACGGTCCTGACTCTTACATGGGCGCAAACATTGTGGAGTTGTTTCAGCAGATGACCATGATGACTGATCAAGAAATTGCTGAGATACATCCACAACATAACAGAAATTCTCTTAAATCTTTGCTACCCCGTTTACACTATTTTCAG GATGGAACATGTATTGTGCATCACCTCTTTGGTCATGAAGTTGTGGAGAAGATAAACGAAATGTATTGTGATGCATTCCTCACTGCCCACTTTGAAGTTCCTGGTGAAATGTTTTCACTAGCAATGGAAGCTAAACGGAGAGGGATGGGAGTAGTTGGGTCTACCCAGAACATATTAGATTTTATATCACAAAGGGTACAAGAGGCAATGGATAGAAACATCGATGAGCATCTTCAGTTTGTTTTAGGAACAGAATCTGGAATGATTACTTCAATAGTTGCAGCAGTTCGCAAATTATTAGGCTCCGTGAACTCTACCGACAGAGCAGCAAAAGTTAGTGTCGAGATTGTCTTCCCTGTATCATCTGAGTCGGTgacaaaaacaccaaaagttTCATCTCAGGACCTCCCTTTAGGTGACATGGGTGATTTCTTAAAGGTCCCTATTATACCTGGAGTTGCCAGTGGAGAGGGGTGTTCTCTTCACGGTGGCTGTGCATCTTGTCCTTATATGAAG ATGAATTCTCTGAGCTCGCTCCTTAAAGTTTCCCACGGCCTGCCTAGTGGCAAAGATAATCTTTCAGCATACGAGGCTAGGCGATTCAGTGTGCTAACACCAAACGGGAGATTGATCGCAGATGTTGGTTGTGAGCCAATTCTGCACATGAGACATTTTCAG GCAAAGAAACAATTACCAGAGACGCTAATCAGTCAAATACTGCAACGCGCTGAAGTGAAGATTTAG